In Bacteroidia bacterium, the genomic stretch TTGGGCGGTAGGGGGCCCGCCAAATAAATAACTAAAAAAAACTGCCGAAAATCAGTTCCATTAATTTCATTAAATTTCCAATTCATTGTCTAATTTCGCCTCCCGAAAATTAATTCCACACATTCATCATGAGTCTATTAGTAGTTGGCACCGTTGCATTCGATGCTATTGAAACCCCATTTGGCAAAACCGATAAAATTTTAGGAGGCGCTGCCACTTACATTAGCCTTGCGGCATCGTATTTTACCAATAAAATCAACCTGGTATCGGTTGTTGGAGGTGATTTCCCGCAAGAGTATATCGATATGTTAAACCGCCACGGTGTTGATACCCAAGGCTTGCAAATTAAAGCAGATCAAAAAACCTTTTTTTGGTCGGGTAAATATCATATTGATATGAATACCCGCGATACTTTGGACACCCAGCTCAATGTTTTGGGTGATTTTACTCCGGTGGTGCCTGAGGCCTTTAAAGATTGCGAATTTTTGATGTTGGGCAACCTCATGCCGAAATTGCAACAGGCCGTATTGAAACAATTGCCAAAACGTCCGAAACTTATTATGATGGACACCATGAATTTTTGGATGGAAACTGCTTGGGACGATTTGTTGGAGACTATAAAAATGGTGGATGTGTTGACCGTGAATGATGAAGAAGCTCGTTTGTTGACCAAAGAATATTCCTTGGTTAAGGCGGCTAGAAAGATCCTTGACATGGGGCCTAAGTATTTGATTATTAAGAAGGGAGAACATGGTGCTTTGTTGTTTAACAAGGAGAATGTGTTTTTTGCACCTGCCTTGCCATTGGAAGATGTATTTGATCCGACCGGAGCAGGAGATAGTTTTGCCGGAGGGTTTATAGGATATTTAGATCAAACCAAGGACATTTCGTTTGACAACCTGAAACGTGCCATTATTTTTGGTTCAGCTACCGCATCGTTCTGTGTAGAGAAGTTTGGAACAGAACGAATTGCCGGATTGAGTCAGGAAGAGGTAGATGAAAGGGTACAGGAATTTATTGAATTGGTTCAATTTGATATATCTTTGGTTTAATGATTTCGTTGCAAAGCTGTATTCTTCGTCCATGGCAATGGTCTGATAGAAACAACCTGGCTTTGCACGCAAACAACCGAAACATTTCTATCAACCTGCGGGATTCTTTTCCTTGGCCTTATACCTTGGATGATGCCGATGCTTTTTTGAATTTAGCTGTGGGGCAGACTTTAACCCGGTTTGCTGCCATTGAAATAAATGGGGAAGCCGTTGGGGGAATTGGCTTGGAATCATTTTATGATGTAAACCGATTTGGCAGTGAGATAGGGTATTGGTTGTCGGAAAAATACTGGGGCAAAGGGATTATGAGCGAAGTGCTTCGGGCCTATACAAGTTACGTTTTT encodes the following:
- a CDS encoding sugar kinase: MSLLVVGTVAFDAIETPFGKTDKILGGAATYISLAASYFTNKINLVSVVGGDFPQEYIDMLNRHGVDTQGLQIKADQKTFFWSGKYHIDMNTRDTLDTQLNVLGDFTPVVPEAFKDCEFLMLGNLMPKLQQAVLKQLPKRPKLIMMDTMNFWMETAWDDLLETIKMVDVLTVNDEEARLLTKEYSLVKAARKILDMGPKYLIIKKGEHGALLFNKENVFFAPALPLEDVFDPTGAGDSFAGGFIGYLDQTKDISFDNLKRAIIFGSATASFCVEKFGTERIAGLSQEEVDERVQEFIELVQFDISLV
- a CDS encoding GNAT family N-acetyltransferase is translated as MISLQSCILRPWQWSDRNNLALHANNRNISINLRDSFPWPYTLDDADAFLNLAVGQTLTRFAAIEINGEAVGGIGLESFYDVNRFGSEIGYWLSEKYWGKGIMSEVLRAYTSYVFQNTELVRLEALVFSWNRSSVTVLERCGYGFEGRLKKACFKADQWCDQLIYAKLKE